The genomic window TGCTCTTGATAGTACCACAGCAGAAATTAAGACTATCCTAAAAAGTTTACAATGGCATCCTGATTTAATTCATGTCACTTATGTGGAAAATCAATTAGGAATATTACCAAACTGGAAAGAGCGTTTATCTTGTAAAATAATTGGCACATCCCATCAACCTGCAGGATGGTGGCGTTTGGTTCATAAACATCCTAAGAAAATTGCTAATTTAGATGCACTAATTGTTCTTGGGAGTCGAGAAGTTTCTTACTTTGAACAGTATCTACCTGGACGAGTTTTTTTTATTCCTCACGGAGTTGATACTGATTTTTTCTGTCCTCCATTGGAAAAAGAAAAGAGACAAGTAAGGTGTGTTTTTTCAGGAAAACATCTTCGAGATTTATCCACTTTAGCAATAGTAATTGATCAAGTTCTTAGTAAAAATCCAGAAATTCAATTTGACATCATCATGCCTCGAAATCCTGGGGATCGTACAAATCCGACTCTTATTCGTATTGCTCGCCATTCACAGGTTCACTGGTATCAAGGTGTTTCAGATAACCGCTTAAGGAAACTCTATCAACAAGCAAATATGTTAGTTTTACCAATTATCGACTGTACTGCTAATAATGCTTTATTGGAGTCTATATCCTGCGGTTTGCCGGTAATTTCTAATGATGTAGGGGGTTTACTTGACTATACAAGAGATACCTTTGCTGAACTTTTACCTATTGGTGATGTGGATGGATTTGTTAATGCTATATTGAAACTGACACAGGATTCAGAGGAACAGCAAACAAGAAGTCAAGCTGCGAGGAAATTTGCCGAGGAAGAGCTTGATTGGATTAAAATAACTAAAAAAACTATTGAGATTTATCAAAAAATCTTAACTAATAATTAAGGATAATAAAACTTTAAAAATTTCAGATTTCAAAGGATTAAGTAATGATATTTTTCGTATCAAAAACCCTCACTCATAACAGTGGATTGCCCCAAGCAGGAAAAGATATATTAATTGCTTTGTTAACCACTGGCGAGCCGATAATAGTTGTTACTAAAACAAAATGTTTACTTCCTCAAAAAATTGAGAATCAACTTGTTCCTTTACCTCAGTGGGTATTCCCAATTGAAAAAATTGCTTCTGCCAAATCAATT from Crocosphaera subtropica ATCC 51142 includes these protein-coding regions:
- a CDS encoding glycosyltransferase family 4 protein; this translates as MNHKILWLRRRFDWMGKHSGYDQLCESMSTLLPHDTYKSVWQHPGQPQKKILRSMVERVGKKAKGSPMYALDSTTAEIKTILKSLQWHPDLIHVTYVENQLGILPNWKERLSCKIIGTSHQPAGWWRLVHKHPKKIANLDALIVLGSREVSYFEQYLPGRVFFIPHGVDTDFFCPPLEKEKRQVRCVFSGKHLRDLSTLAIVIDQVLSKNPEIQFDIIMPRNPGDRTNPTLIRIARHSQVHWYQGVSDNRLRKLYQQANMLVLPIIDCTANNALLESISCGLPVISNDVGGLLDYTRDTFAELLPIGDVDGFVNAILKLTQDSEEQQTRSQAARKFAEEELDWIKITKKTIEIYQKILTNN